ACCCTTTCTACTTTGTGTGATTCCTCCTACAGTGATTTTCTTGATTTCAAGCCATGGGATCTGGGATCTCCCCTCTTAATCCATTGGACTAAAAGTACTTGTTTTGCTAAATCTACTGGCTTCAGTTAGCGCTTAGGGGATTGGACCACAGCACAGCAGTGTATGTATAGTTTCTTGATCTGCAACTGCTCTTATCGATACATAGCAATTGATCTATGCAACAAAAAGGATCACAAGTTTTGGTACCCAGTTTTATTTTGTCTTCCCATCTCTACATTTTGTGTGGCCATAGATCCATCCATTGCCGTGACTACCAGACGCACCTATCATACCGTGCTCAACTAATGGAAACATTTCGTGTGGCCATAGATTCAGTTTCTCTTCAACACCCGTGAGTACCAGACGCACCTATCATACCGTGCTCAACTCATGGAAACATATCTTGCATTCATTCTTGCAGATCACAAAAGAGAGCTTTCTTGCCATCATGAAGCTACCCAATCTCCAGGTGTTGACACTGGTTGGGTGTATTGGAATTGATGATGACGCTCTTGGCAGTCTTGACAAAGAGTGCAGTAAATCACTACAGGTGAGTAGTCATGTTGACAATATTAGGTTCTGAACTCTGTAGATGGCTAGATGCTTGATCTGAAGTTCTGAACTAATCATGCTGTACTAAAACatgtgagggaccgaaaccggcgaccagagggggtgaatgggagccgatcaaaatttcttccgaaatcgatccgtcggcctatatctcAAAATCACCGCAAACCCTACACCTAGGGTATGTGAGAATAGCTATGAACAAGCTATCTCACAATAGCACACCCTAGAAAACTTCGCGGAAGCAAAACTGGAAAAACTCCACAAACTGCAGCACactgagtcagaccggtctgaccgctagcacagaccagtcagaccggtcgggctggaattCAAAAATCCAGACCGGtttcagagaccggtcagaccggtcccttctAGACAGCCCGAGACCAAAGCTTCAAAAggcaaatcttgagcaaacgaagtccaaattcgatgaaacttggaggaaaacttcgtaactaccccgtgaacatatccccaaaggatctcacccaaaagattcacggatcgagagaaatcgaggaaagatcaaagaggattggggttttctcaagaacacaaaatcgccaattcgtgagaactctcgaTTCCAGTAGGTTTAGCACTCGGCTAGAaggattagaatcgtcacaaagagtccatcaaatcacgaattcaagggttggtctcctccaaacaagaaacacaccaaaagaggagaattaaacccaaaacgcaagaaaGAAGGGtaggacgagatgctcagcacacacaagtgaatctcaaacaaatttcatccattaaactcagaggaattcacctatacaaaggctagagccatccgcccatcatccatccactagattgaagagaatagctataatctaaactctttttgcgttggagtccttggccctaacctagagcagaggctgggagaaggaaaaacccagagaaaacaaaagactcaagagactcaaccagccacgggctggtgggggtttttatacccggctgctgcggccagaccagtccaggggaccggtcagaccggtcgtgtCAGCAGCACCCTGCTGTACAGcttcgatcgacggcggagcttctttcttcgactcgaagtctaggtgatacaaggatatgagcaacatctagtcacaagcacgtgtgcatccacaaacaagacctgcatctagctcaacagggtatatcaaatcaatctagagctaggcaagttcagtctaggagaaataaaagcatcacccatgatctagcactaacaagtaggaaatggaaagcagtgctactcaaactcatacaggtgagccaaactcAGTCAAAACtagttgccaacattcatttttcaatcaaatttatagcaatcaattcttaatgTCAGGGGTtaaaagcttgtcatgctttacttagcaacgaggccaatcCTATGTCAAAGACAaccagaagcttaaagcactcatttcagtcatgcacagccttgcccgggttctcgcaagtgcaaagtgagccatcccgaaagctcgatcagtgcgacaagcaatcccaccttgATCTTTTCactccatttcaagaacagttcaaacaattttatcagatttagatcatttcaagtatgaattgctgaacgaaaaggcacactagcatgaataagaaagcaaagcatatcaacacgccctaacatgctagtagccaagacaggatgatcatgttttcagattttcaaatcaaaatagcttaactcagatgatgtcatatacacaatggagcaaggtatacatgatcaagtttatcaactcacactagcaggcactagaagatcatagcaatgtatacaagaatgctagtgtaagtgagacaatgcaaaatgcagacatgtacaatgcatatgcacaatgcaactaccaaacctagaaaacaaagagaagcaaataaaatatacaaagctaaccaaagaaaagtcagcaatcaaaaggggtaacaaacccaagttcccctcgcaagcgagcaaaggtgtcctgttcaagcggtttggtgagaatatctgcggtttgcctctctgaagggacatggatcagatctatgtgtcctctctcatggttatctcgcaggaaatggaatcggatatctatgtgcttagttctggagtgtaggatagggttctttgcaatgctaatggctgacatgttgtttacaaagatgggaaccttACCGAAACTtaagccataatcctgcaaggtttgtttcatccaaagtatctgggagcagcagctagcagcggaaacatactcagcttctgtggaagaaagcgctacactagcctgcttgcgagaggaccaagacaccaaagatgtaccgagaaattgacaagtgccggatgttgacttgcgatccaagcggcacccaccgaaatcggcatcagaaaagcccaccaaaatcagagaagaatccgcagaataccaaagaccaaattcaggggtgaattttagatacctgaagatgcgtttcaccacctgcctgtgggaggtgcgcggcgaagcctgataccgcgcgcagaggcagacgccgaactagATGTCAGGTCGCGTCGCcatcaggtacaggagagagccgatcatgctcctgtactcattctggtccaccgcctcgccgtccaagtcctcatcaagcgctgtagatgtgctgatcggagtcggctgaggagacaagtcactcatgtcgaacttccgcagcaagtctctagtgtacttggcttgatggacaaaagtgccctgaggagtttgcttgatctgcagcccgaggaagaactgcaactcacccatcatgctcatctcgaactccctggacatctgctcagaaaacttggagacaagagcgtgagaagagccaccaaagataatatcatccacgtatatctgaactaaaagaaaatcagtgccagatcgcatgaggaacaaagttttatcaacacatcccattttaaagccctgagccagcaaaaatgttttcaatctatcataccaagctctaggtacctgtttcaaaccgtaaagagctttctgaagtttataaaaacggtttggaaacttgggattttcgaaaccagggggttgcttcacataaatcTCTTCTTCAATAAAgtcattcaagaaggcagatttaacatccatttggaaaaccttaaaacccttgaaagcagcaaatgcaagaaagattcgaatagcttccaaacgagcaacaggggcaaaagtttcctcaaaatcaataccctctttttgacaaaacccctgggcaacaaaacgagccttgttccgaacaaccaaaccatcctcaccctgcttgtttttgaaaacccacttcgttccgatgggattacaagcaggtggaggctcgactataacccaaacttggtttctttcaaaattttcatgtttctcatgcatggcattgacccaattagaatcagacagagcgtgtccaatatcttcgggctcaaaagaggcaacaaacgctgaatgagtaaagccagcgatacttgttaccttggacctggtgactcgctcgttgagatcacctagcatctgttgaggtggatgacaacgctgaatgtgtcgcggtgctttccgtgtcgaagtcgcctcctcctcaatcaaagctggtgtctcctcaggtgcaactggtgaagcctgagtcacctcctcgaacagcccccgtgaagtagacgtagtcggatcggggccgtcatcattgtccgagctcgtagcaaagatagctgggtccacagcacgcgtggtagcctcagcctcgccatctgcagcttcttcctcctcatcttcaaagatggaggtgccgagctcatcatctcctgcaacttcaaagacagaagaattgcacggtgcagtctcgtcgaaagtgacttcacaagtctctctgacgatgttagtatcaataatcagcacacggtacgctctagagtgagaagcataaccgagaaagacaccgtcagacgagcgagactcaaacttatcaagatttccatctttcagcacaaaataccggcaaccgaaaactctgagatggtcaacacggggctggcgtccaaactgcaactcataagaagtcctgtgcatgaaagcacgcaagaaaatgcagttggacacgtaacaagcggtgttaaccgcctcagcccagtatttgcgaggagtcctatgctcatcgagcatcgtcctcgccatctcaaccatcGTCCGATTCTTTCGCTCTACAACTctattctgctgtggagtgtagggagaagaatactggtgttcaagcccttgatcactgcaaaaggcgtcaaaatgagcgtttttgaattctatgccattatcactgcgaatcgctctcatggcctggggtagctcgtttttcaacctcaagatcaagtctcgaacaaactcgaaagcctcctccttggttctcatgaaaaagacccaagaatagcgagaaaagtcatccacgatcacaagaacataccacttcccaccaacagacattacccgagaaggaccgatagtgtccatgtgtagcaactctctagGGTGAGAgatcatcacctgattaacatgcggatgtgaagtggcaatcatcttcccgtggtgacacggatggcaaacaaggtccttttcaaacttcaatttgggcaatcctcggatcaggacAAGTGAGCttagtctcgacaacaaatcgaagctcaaatgtccaagtctcctatgccacttccacaaatcagaagaaggaccagccatcaagcaatgagaagggcccaaagaagttccagagaagtcaaccaagaacactcgatcgcgaggtgtaatccggcaaaccaaatctcccctggaatccaaaacacgcgagcaaccctccttgaagcgaacctcaaacccctcatcaagaagttgcgaaacagagagcaaattaaaaccaagattcgaaaccaaagcaacttctcttagggtaaagcgatcagaaactcgaacaacgccaagtccacgtacctttcctcttccattatccccgaacacaatgtactcctttgagcgcatcggggtgaggctggagaaccatttgtcatttccgatcatgtggcgcgaacaaccggagtccatgatccacctgttctccaagcctctgacctgcacatcagtagtgagacaaagggtgagcaaatgtctcaacactggggttagcaaagtgagaagcaaaccagtgtcgagccatttgctctacagaagggttagcaaaatcagataaagcgtatcccccgtcccgtctaccgcgtgactgacgaacaccaccgcgaggaaaacGTGGAGCCTCAagacctcctccaaagcctcggtcccgtgatCCATAGCTGTACTGAAAACGactaggagcacgaccggcaaagcgaccacccgctggagcacggtaaccaccaccgtctccctgacctccacctacacggcgcgccctagcatctcgcctatcaccacgccgagaaggaccatgcacccgagcagagtacatgtccgcgttccgtctctcctgctctctcctcacagcccgcttcctcctgaagcaaaactcctccaggtgaccttccctgtcacagaactcgtagtggtacctcacctcacgcttgggaggtagAGGCCTAGCCTACggatggggaggagcagccctcttcttctgggcaacctgggctgtggcagcagggagcgtgtcgagagggttcctcagcgcattgggctttggaacccaaacctgcttctgcggaggtgctttcggtggttctttaagcacaccatccgcggggtcaacaagcgaaggctgtgtgCCCGTGCTAGCAGTATTTCCAgtagccttgccaatcttaccatacaacctgtcaaagtctgactttgtgtatgtgtaaccgaccccaaacccatcaccacgcttgaactgcttaatcatcatgcccaactgcggctcactgctagaaacccaacttagaatcgccctaaggtatgtgttctcattctccaagttggctttctctaccgcaagactatctaaatcagcaatcaaaccagggcaaacagagcagtcaataggtgggctagactctacgaccttagtctttccaaaagacttgatcaaagcgttcttctcctctagctccgacctaagcgtgggacaaagcttacaagcaccaagcaaagcaggcctagatctaagctcctctagttcacaaacaacagtagcaaacttggactgcaaagaagctagatcagacttgaagataggacactcatcgcattcaagcacattactaacaatgggagcgtccttgacaagttcaagctcatgctttgccttggctagctcgtgagacacgtcagaaagcgaagtcttagcaacatctaagtttgcgacgttctcatcatgcttggcacggagagcaacaagatcattcatgtgagatatgcaaccagtgcactcatcctcactagatttctccctagcacaagccagctcagccctaagctttctacgctctctagctgcttccttaagcagcctcttctggttgtcgagagcggcgtacaactccctaacctctgtatcaagcaggtcgatcgtggagtttacctctgaatcactctcggatccaggagaagagccggagtgcgtcggtgtagcatgtccacccgaagacgcacgagcaccatcggtttcgcccgccatggtgcagaagctcttgcgccgaccggccgccaagcaaaggccgatgaagccggtggcttccttgtcccgcttcttcttcttcttcttgtcatcgtcgtcggaggttggtgaagaagagcggtcggtgtcagagctcttgtcaaggtcgctgagctgcgccaggaaggccttgtcccacttcttggccttgtactggaagctcttcttgagcgactccttgtcgaagcgtcctccccggtcacgactgcggtgcttgtggcgccgacgctccttgttggagcctccctcgtcgcggtcgcggtggcgatagtagtcgaaggagttgttctggccaccgccggacttcttgggacaatcggcgatgaagtggtttagatcgccgcagttgtagcacccagggttcttcttcctctgcctgttgtggtagacgcgctggaacttgctgatgaggaggcacaagtcgtcgtcgcctagcgtctctagctgctcatctgaaacagaaggcaaagaggcaagagaaaagccaagaacagagttagcgttagagctcgatccacctgggccagtcacaagagcgacgctcttggaaggaggggcaccattgagtttggctcgtgtctggttatccacctccgtggccttgagcttgctgaaaagctcgttcacggtcagagtctcataacctgcagactcaatgatcgtgttcaccttgagatcccacacagagcggtcaagtgcgtagagcaacttgagagccttctcatgctctgtgtactcaagggcaccagcagatctgttcgcattgaccttgttcacaatcgactgaaaacaactgaacatcaagtcaatgctctcacccggctcctgtgtgaagttctcgtactcacgccgatgagtctcgaacagtctggccttcacctgaggtgtacactcgtggtagttctcaaggcacgtccaaattttgtgggcttcctgaaaaccctggacgcgtgagaactccgcatgagaaacgccagcgaaaaaggcattgacggccttggcgttagcctcgtgcggggtcacctggagaggtgtggtccgaacagcaagcatctcgtaaagctggttcttggtaatttcccagacctcggctcccatgctctgcaagaaggctctcatgcgaaccttccagatccggtccgcggttttggagggtcccgaaacccgggtaggtggccggttttgagaaaaccgccaaaacctcacgcgcgggaagattcccgcctccacaccgtggccctagacgccgttcccgccttggctttctgacggccctagacgccgcccgacgcccatcacctcctcgcccgcagcgaggccctagacgccgtcgacgcccgtcgcctccgccagtcccgagaccgacgcccgtcacctccacgacttggcgtcttcaaccgccgtccgcctccttggttttgtggcacaaaccaagaaacccgccttctgtcgccgcttgcgccctcgattcaggagtggacgccacagctgccgcccggtccgggctccggtcccggctgcccttcaccaccgtccaccgcacggtccatcggtcacagcacctccacggcagctcaccgtcgacactcgacgcctgtgtaactgcaatccaaagaccaagcgcacgatcacaccgcacggttgacaattcactcatcacaaacagaatagagtactctcgttcctcaacaTGTGTTCGATAGTAGCACAAAACTCTGCTTACTGACCTTGCATGTTTGCACCGATGTAGGTTCTTGATATGTCTCATTGTCAGAATGTCACTGATGTGGGAGTTTCGTCGATGGTGAAGTCAATACCGAATCTATTGGAACTGAATCTTTCGTACTGCTGTCCTGTAAGTAGCTAATCATCTAGTCTTATTGTTGTATCATATGGGCATGACTTGAGCCCTTGCAGCTTAATTTACATCCCTCTTGTTGCAGGTTACTCCTTCTATGGGGAGAAGCCTCCAAAAGATTACTAAACTGCGGACGCTGAAGCTGGAAGGCTGCAAATTCATGGCTGATGGACTAAAAGCCATTGGAAGCTCTTGTGTTTCTATCAGGGAGCTAAGTCTGAGCAAGTGCTCTGGAGTAGCAGATACTGAACTCTCTTTTGCTGTGTCAAAACTAAAGAACCTGCTGAAGCTGGACATCACTTGTTGTCGCAATATCACTGATGTTTCAGTAGCTGCCATCACTAGTTCGTGCACTTCCCTCATCTCTCTGAGGATGGAGTCTTGTAGCCATGTTTCAAGTGGAGCACTCCAACTGATCGGGAAGCACTGTCCTCACTTGGAAGAGTTGGACCTTACTGACAGTGATTTGGATGATGCAGGTACTTACTGAACTGGCTATTGACATACTTTTTTTTGTCAAATCGACATAAAGTTGACTATGAATATTTTTTTGTGCAGGGTTGAAAGCTCTCGCCAGATGCAGCAACCTCTCGAGCCTAAAAATTGGTATTTGCTTGAGGATAAGTGATGAAGGTCTGACCCACATTGGAAAATCTTGCCCAAAACTCCGAGACATTGATTTGTACAGGTCATTACTAGACGTGACTTGTGGTTTTCTTTCTTTGGTTTGTTTTCTCACTAAGCTGACTTGTAGTTTCTGTTTCAGGTGTGGAGGCATTAGTGATGATGGGGTTATTCAGATTGCTCAAGGCAGTCCAATGCTAGAATCTATGAATCTATCCTACTGTACAGAAATAACAGACCGTTCACTAATGTCCATCTCAAAATGCACAAAGTTAAATACATTGGAGATTCGTGGCTGCCCCAGGGTTTCATCCGCTGGTCTCTCAGAAATAGCAATGGGTTGCAGGCTGCTTTCCAAGCTTGATATTAAGAAATGCTTTGAGATTAATGATGTGGGCATGCTCTACCTTTCCCAGTTCTCTCATTGCCTCCGTCAGGTATTAGATCTTTCTCCTGTAAactgaaatctggagtaccatGTCTTTTACTTTCAGTTGCGCTGATAGCATGTATGTCTCATTGCAGATAAACTTGTCATACTGTTCGGTCACCGACATTGGACTCCTTTCCCTTTCTAGCATATGTGGCTTGCAGAACATGACCATTGTACATTTAGCGGGTATTACACCTAATGGCTTGACAGCTGCTCTCATGGTCTGTGGTGGTTTGACAAAAGTGAAGCTTCATGAAGCATTCAAATCCATGATGCCTCCTCATATGCTAAAAAATGTTGAGGCGCGGGGTTGTATGTTCCAGTGGATCAATAAACCATTTAAGGTATTGTACacaaggttaacctaaccggtgggaaccggtccgattccggttccggccggtacccaactggccaaaattcaaattttaaatttgaattcaaaaaatgaaaaattctcaaaaaattcttaaaaatacttcaaggtgtgatgaatctaatggtgtcaaattttctcaaaaattcattcatttagtatagtttgtgggaatttaaagttaaatcaaaaaagaaaaagaaaaaaaatgggccagcccatgaaggcccaccgatcaaaccggtcaaaccggccggtaaaccggtcaaaccggtcggtaaaccggtaaaaccggccggtaaaccggttgcacgggagcttttgaatttcaaaccggtaaaaccggccggtaaaccggtcaaaccggccggtaaaccggtcggaaccggttgcacgggaaaatttgaatttggatttgaattcaaccggtttccaccggttaccggcctaaccggtccggtaaaccggtaccggagggcggcggtaaccggtttccggttgggaaataaaaccctgatTGTACATTGTGCTTTTACCTTGACTGTTTGCCTCTGCATTATCTTGAATCCTCCATCACACTGGCTTTCCTACTTTGGATAATTGTATTCGAACACACACCAAACTTGGGTAAAACTCTAGTTCTATGAAACCATTCTGTGTAGTTATGTTCAACTGTCTCGCAGGTTTTGTCCCCTTTATTGGTGGTGCCTttgcttccccccccccccccccccccccccccccccccccgcgttaTAGATGGTATTGAAAAATAAATGAACATAGCACGGCCCTCTTATAAGCGTTCGTGTTGAATGGAATTGTGTTTAGTGAAATTACAAACCTGTGAACGCCAAAGTTTCTAATAATAGGTGTTGTCTTGTGCAGGTTGAGGTGGAACCTTGTGATGTATGGAAGCAACAGTCACAAGATGTGCTTGTACGATGAGAAGGCCTGAAGTGTAGCGATTGTGGGAAGGAAGGGCATTCGTCGTGGCAATGGATGCATTCTTTATTGGCTTCTTGATTGGCGTCGTTATGGGAAGCAACAGTCACAAGCTTAAAATTTTGTAGTGTAATTGGTGTGGTACTGTGGAAATACTTTAGTTTGAGCGGAGGTATGCTGATGCTGTACACTAGATGAGTATATCCAATCCCACCTTTGTTTGGTAAATTTTGGACGAAATTTACCAAACAAAGATTACATAATATAGATGAATGGAAGCGATTGATATTGAAGGGGGTGATTTTGGGTGATAAGATACTTGTGTGATGATATGGCTTGCACTACTTTTGTTGATGGTCATGGCCGGTGCATGATGTTTGGAGTGCTGGAATTAAGTGGCTTGTGTGTGTTCGGAATCGAAACTGAAACATATGCTTGTGGACATATCTGCCTGACTGCCTGCCTTATTTGTAGTGAAGTGATGTCTTGTCTCTGCTTACTAGTTGCAGTAACCAGAAGAGGTTTGCGTAGTCCAGATGTATGAATGAGTCTTGATACAGAGATTGGCAGGGTATTGTGGTTTGTGCGGAATTATTAAAAATGAAATCGTAGTAGGAGTAGGGACATGACTTGATGCTTCAAGTTTGGAGGTGTTAGAAATTGGTTGCCATTCATGGAACTCAGGCACACAAACTGAAGCGAGAGCAGGCTTCTCGCCGCAGTTAGGCAAAGCAGGTCGAGAGAGCTAGGTAGGTAGGCGGCCATGGATAGCATTGaacaagatgaaggtgccaacCAATGCTAGCATGGTGTACAGGCATCATGTGACAGCTGCCTGCCACCATGGCTGGAGCCTGCTTTGCTGACTGCCGGCAGGGCAGGGTTGCTTTGCCTGAAGCGTTGTTGTTCAAACGAGCCTCTCAACATCGTACCCACCGGCCAATGGCAGCAGCTGCACCTGCACAGCATCGTCCTTCTTCCTTGCCCTTGCCCCCATCCCATCCGTAGTAGGATGCATGTCCGTTCCGTCGTCCGTGATGCCTTGCCACCATTCCGTTGCATGACATGATCTCACTACTCCCTACCCGTCCTCATTAATGCGGGACCCCACCCACATtaatccctccctcccctcca
This genomic interval from Panicum virgatum strain AP13 chromosome 8K, P.virgatum_v5, whole genome shotgun sequence contains the following:
- the LOC120643395 gene encoding F-box/LRR-repeat protein 3-like, translating into MAAAAAHCHNKRRRLSLPPTTTAPPLDSLADELLFLVLDCVAAADPRALKSFALASRACHAAESHHRRLLRSLRAHLLPAALARYPSTSRLDLSLCARVPDAAVPSGSSIRALDLSRSRGFGTAGLAALAGACPDLADLDLSNGVHLGDAAAAEVARMRSLRRLSLSRCKPLTDMGLGCVAIGCPDLRELSLKWCLGVTDMGLHLLALKCRKLTTLDISYTMITKESFLAIMKLPNLQVLTLVGCIGIDDDALGSLDKECSKSLQVLDMSHCQNVTDVGVSSMVKSIPNLLELNLSYCCPVTPSMGRSLQKITKLRTLKLEGCKFMADGLKAIGSSCVSIRELSLSKCSGVADTELSFAVSKLKNLLKLDITCCRNITDVSVAAITSSCTSLISLRMESCSHVSSGALQLIGKHCPHLEELDLTDSDLDDAGLKALARCSNLSSLKIGICLRISDEGLTHIGKSCPKLRDIDLYRCGGISDDGVIQIAQGSPMLESMNLSYCTEITDRSLMSISKCTKLNTLEIRGCPRVSSAGLSEIAMGCRLLSKLDIKKCFEINDVGMLYLSQFSHCLRQINLSYCSVTDIGLLSLSSICGLQNMTIVHLAGITPNGLTAALMVCGGLTKVKLHEAFKSMMPPHMLKNVEARGCMFQWINKPFKVEVEPCDVWKQQSQDVLVR